TTGCTGGCGCAGTTCGGCGGCATCGGCGGGCTGCTGCAGGCCGACCCGGCCGGCCTGAAGACCGTCAAGGGACTGGGCCCGGCCAAACGCTCCGAACTGCAGGCCGTGCTCGAACTGGCGCGCCGCGCGATCGTCTCGCAGCTGGCGCAGCGGCCGGTCTTCGACAGCCCGCAGGCGGTGCGCGACTACCTGCGCCTGCAGCTCGGCCGGCTCGATCACGAGGTGTTCGCGGTGCTGTTCCTGGACGCCCAGCATCGCCTGATCGCCTACGAGCCGCTGTTTCGCGGCACGCTGACGCAGACCAGCGTCTACCCGCGCGAGGTGCTCAAGCGCGCGCTGGCGCTCAACGCGGCGGCGCTGATCCTGGCGCACAACCACCCGTCGGGCGTGGCCGAGCCGTCGCGCGCCGACGAGTTCCTGACCCAGAGCCTGAAGACCGCGCTGGCGCTGATCGACGTGCGGGTGCTCGACCATTTCGTGGTCGGCCGCGAGAGCGTGGTGTCGTTTGCCGAGCGGGGGCTGCTGTGAGCGCCGACTCGCCACGCCGCCGAGCCGTGCGGCCGCAAGGCCGCCACGGCTGGGCCGATCTCGACCAGATCGGTCGCCAGTTGCGCGAGCAGCGCATCGCCGCCGAGCAGGCCGCCGCGCGCGAACGCGCCGAAGCGGCGGCGCGCCAGCGCGAGAAGGAGCTGTTCGTGCGCAGCATCGGCGCGGTCATCCCCATGCCGCCGAGCGACCGCGCCGACATGGCCCGGCCACGCCCCGCGCCGCTGCCGCTGCAGCGCGAGCTCGACGACGTGATGGTGCTGCGCTCGTCGCTGTCGGACGACTTCGACGCCGAATCGCTGCTCGAGACCGACGATCAGCTGTCCTACCGGCGCGTGGGGCTCGGGCCCGACGTGCTGAAGAAGCTGCGGCTGGGGCGCTGGTCGGTGCAGGGCCAGATCGACCTGCACGGCTACACCCGCGATCACGCCCGCGAGGCGCTGGCGGCGTTTCTGGCCGACGCCGGCAAACGTGGCTGGCGCTGCGTGCGGGTGGTGCACGGCAAGGGGCTGGGATCGCCGGGCCGCCAGCCGGTGCTCAAGGGCAAGGTACGCAGCTGGCTGGTGCAGCGACAGGAGGTGCTGGCCTTCACGCAGGCGCGCGGGCCCGATGGCGGCGCCGGGGCGCTGATCGTGCTGCTCGACAGCGCGCCGCGGCGCGCGCGCCAGCGGCCGCAAGCGGGCGTCTGACGCTCGGTCAGCGGCCCGCTGCCGACGCGCTCACTTGTTGCGCATCCAGTCGGCGGTGTTGAAGAAGCTCTCGTTCAGGCGCTCGATCAGCTGCGGGTGGATCGCCAGTTCCTGCATCGCCTGGTGCATGCACGCGAGCCACTGGTCGCGCTCGCGGATGCCGATCGCGAACGGCAGGTGGCGCGCGCGCAGCCGCGGGTGGCCGAAACGCGCCACGTAGTGCTGGGGGCCGCCGAGCCAGCCGCACAGGAACCAGTTCAGCTTGTCGCGCGCCTGTTCGAGCGTGTCGCCGTGCGCGGCGCGCAATTCGCGGTAGGCCGGCTCCAGGTCCATCAGGTCGTAGAAGCGGTCGACCAGGGCGCGCACGCCGGCTTCGCCGCCGACGAGGTCGAAGGCCGTGGCGGCGGCGGTTTCGGTGGTGGGCGTGGTGTCGCCGGGATCGGTGTCAGACATGGGCATGGCAGGGCAATGAACGATCGGGCGCACTGTAGTCCAGTGCGCCCGATCGACGTTTCAACGCTGGATCGTCGCGGGCAGCTTGCCGGCCAGGTTGACCAGTGCCAGCGCGGCGCTCGAGCCGGGATAGCTCAGCATCAGCAGCTGGCGGCGCTGCACGGCCTGGCGCACCGACGGGTCGCTCGGGATCTCGCCGACGTAGTTGATCCTGACCGTGCCACCTTCGGGCAACTGCACGAACCGCTCGATCACCGTCTGCAGCTGCTGTGCGACGCCGCGGCCTTCGCCCAGGCGCTGGGTCTGGTTGACGGCCACATGCATGTGCGAGCGGCCCTGCTGCGTGGCCAGCACCTTGATGGTGGCGTAGGCGTCGGCCAGCGCGGTCGGCTCCGGGGTGGCGATCACCAGCACCTCGTCGGCCAGCGAGACCGCGTAGAGCACGACGTCGGAGATGCCGGCGCCGGTGTCGAGCAGCACCCGGTCGTAGCGCGGGCGCACGCTCTGCAGCACCGAGGCGAGCTGATCGCGCACCTCGGGCGTCAGGCGCGAGTATTCGACCAGGCCCGAGCCGGCCAGCAGCACGTGGAAGCCGCCCGGTGCTTCGATGATGGCGTTCTCGAGCGGCACCTTGCCGGTGAACACGTCGTGCAGCGTGGCCCGCGGCTGCAGGTTGAGCACGACGTCGAGGTTGGCCAGGCCGAGGTCGGCGTCGACCACCAGCACCCGCTCGCCGCGGCGTGCCAGCGCGGCGGCCAGGTTGGCCGACACCATGGTCTTGCCGACACCCCCCTTGCCGCTGGTCACGGCCATGATGCGGGCCATCGGGCCGGCCGGAGGTGCGGCGCCGGGCGGGCTGGTCTTGGACGGGGGGGCGGTCATGGCGCGGACTCGTTGTCTTGCGGCAGGAGGGGCGGCGCTGCGCCAAACAGCATGCCCCGCTCTTCTGCACTCACTTCGGATATCGGGGGGGATTCAAGACAGGTGCGGTTGCGGCCCTCGGACTTGGCGCGGTAGAGCTGCTGGTCGGCCCGTTCGAGCCACAGCGGACCTGACGAGCGCACCCACTGCGGTGCAAAGGCGCCGCCCACGCTGGTGGTCACCGTGACGATCTGGCCCGGCGCGATGGCGATGCGCAGGGCCTCGATGTTGCGTCGCACGCGCTCGGCCACCGTGTGGCCGAAAGCGGCCGGGCAGCTCGGCAGCACCGCGGCAAACTCTTCGCCGCCGATGCGCGCCACGCTGTCCATCGGCCGCACGCTGTCTTCCAGGGCGGCGCCGACGGCCTGGATCACCAGGTCGCCGACGGCATGGCCGTGGGTGTCGTTGATGTGCTTGAAGTGGTCGATGTCGAGCATCAGCAGCATCGCCGGTTCGCCCGAGCGCGCGACGCGGTCGATCTCCTGCTCGAGCGCCGCCTCGAACTGGCGGCGATTGGGCAGGCCGGTGAGCGGGTCGCGGCTGGAGAGCGTGCACAGGCCATCGATGAGGCTTTGCAGCCAGGCGGGCGACCCGGCGGCGGCCGACTCGGGGAATGAATGACCTGCACGGTCGAGCATGCGCAGCGCGAGATCGAGCTGCAACGAGCCCGCTTGAACCGGTGTGTGGATCGGCCCGTCATGTCCGGCCGCAGGGGTGACGGCCGGGCCATGCAGGCTGAAATATCCGTGGGGCGAGGTGTCTTTTGACACGGCGCGAAGCGGCTCCGTCAGGGTGACGCGGCCTGCCCGACGGCAGGAGCGGAGGGCGGCCCGGCCGAAAATGCAAAAGCCGGGCACCGTTGCGGACAAGTCTACTTGAGCGGCCCGGGCGCCTCCCGGACGAATAGGGCGGCGTTTGTCGTGCATCTCGCGGCTCGGGATTTCTTCAGCGCCGACACACTGTTTCCGATAACGGGACAGAGAGCCGGCGCATCTTGCGTCGGCGCACCTCGGTGCCGAGCAAGCAGACTCCCATGGCCCATCCGATGCCCGACGCGTCCAGCGAGACCCCGCCGCGAGAATTCAGTTTCGACGACCGCGACTTCCAGCGCGTGCGCGAACTCATCCACCAGCGCGCGGGCATCAGCCTGCACGACCAGAAGCAGGCGATGGTCTACAGCCGCCTGTCGCGCCGCCTGCGCGACACCGGCCACCGCTCGTTCGGCAGCTATCTGCAATGGCTGGAGTCGGGCCACGGCGAGGGCAGCGACGGCGAGTGGCAGCAGTTCGTCAACTGCCTGACGACCAACCTGACCTCGTTCTTCCGCGAGGAACACCACTTCCCGGTGCTGCACGAAACCCTGCGCGGCCTGGGCGGCAGCCAGCCGGTGCGGATCTGGTGCAGCGCCGCCTCCACCGGCGAGGAGCCCTATTCGCTGGCGATGTGCGCGATCGAGGCGCTGGGGGCCAACACGACGGCCCGGATCATGGCCAGCGACATCGACACCCAGGTGCTGGCGACCGCGCAGCGCGGCGTCTACAGCGCCGACGCCCGCGGCCTGAGCCCCGAGCGCCTGAAGCGCCATTTCATGCGCGGCACCGGCGCCAACGCCGGCCAGATCCGGGTGCGCCCCGAGCTGCAGCGCCTGATCGAGTTCCGGCCGTTCAACCTGATGAGCGCCCACTGGTCGCTGGGCGAGCCGTTCGACATCGTGTTCTGCCGCAACGTGATGATCTATTTCGATGCGCCCACGCAGCGCCGCGTGCTCGAGCGCATGCATTCGGTGATGCGCCCGCGCGGCCACCTGTTTGTCGGGCACTCCGAAAACTTCACCGACTCTCGCGACCTGTTCCTGCTGCGCGGCAAGACGGTCTACCAGCGCGTCTGAGCGGGCCTGCCCGACCCCCGCGCATCCGAACAGCCACAGGATCTCCCGATGTCGATCTCGACCGCTCCCAAGACCTCGCCGCCGCGCAGCAGCCGCATCGACAAGCTGCGCGCGCAGCCGCGCAAGCCCGGCGAGGCCTCGTTCTTCTTCTACGACGCCTTTTTCAAGGCCGACGCCGTCAAGGTGCTGCCGGGCGAATATTTCGTCGACAACGAGGACACGCTGATCCTGACCACGCTGGGCTCGTGCATCGCCGCCTGCCTGTGGGACCGGGTGGCGCGGGTGGGCGGCATGAACCACTTCATGCTGCCCGACGTCGGCAGCGGTGCGATCGACGGCGGCCGCTATGGCTCGTACGCGATGGAACTGCTCATCAACGAACTGCAGAAACGCGGCGCCAACCGGTCCACGCTGGAGGCCAAGGTGTTCGGCGGCGGCGCCGTGATCGGCGGCATGAGCAGCCTCAACGTCGGCGAGCGCAACACCCAGTTCGTGCTCGA
This portion of the Leptothrix cholodnii SP-6 genome encodes:
- the radC gene encoding RadC family protein, which codes for MKDLPAAMRPREKLLALGPAALADAELLALLLRTGLKGTGVLQLAGQLLAQFGGIGGLLQADPAGLKTVKGLGPAKRSELQAVLELARRAIVSQLAQRPVFDSPQAVRDYLRLQLGRLDHEVFAVLFLDAQHRLIAYEPLFRGTLTQTSVYPREVLKRALALNAAALILAHNHPSGVAEPSRADEFLTQSLKTALALIDVRVLDHFVVGRESVVSFAERGLL
- a CDS encoding GGDEF domain-containing protein: MLDRAGHSFPESAAAGSPAWLQSLIDGLCTLSSRDPLTGLPNRRQFEAALEQEIDRVARSGEPAMLLMLDIDHFKHINDTHGHAVGDLVIQAVGAALEDSVRPMDSVARIGGEEFAAVLPSCPAAFGHTVAERVRRNIEALRIAIAPGQIVTVTTSVGGAFAPQWVRSSGPLWLERADQQLYRAKSEGRNRTCLESPPISEVSAEERGMLFGAAPPLLPQDNESAP
- a CDS encoding Smr/MutS family protein gives rise to the protein MRPQGRHGWADLDQIGRQLREQRIAAEQAAARERAEAAARQREKELFVRSIGAVIPMPPSDRADMARPRPAPLPLQRELDDVMVLRSSLSDDFDAESLLETDDQLSYRRVGLGPDVLKKLRLGRWSVQGQIDLHGYTRDHAREALAAFLADAGKRGWRCVRVVHGKGLGSPGRQPVLKGKVRSWLVQRQEVLAFTQARGPDGGAGALIVLLDSAPRRARQRPQAGV
- a CDS encoding MinD/ParA family protein; protein product: MTAPPSKTSPPGAAPPAGPMARIMAVTSGKGGVGKTMVSANLAAALARRGERVLVVDADLGLANLDVVLNLQPRATLHDVFTGKVPLENAIIEAPGGFHVLLAGSGLVEYSRLTPEVRDQLASVLQSVRPRYDRVLLDTGAGISDVVLYAVSLADEVLVIATPEPTALADAYATIKVLATQQGRSHMHVAVNQTQRLGEGRGVAQQLQTVIERFVQLPEGGTVRINYVGEIPSDPSVRQAVQRRQLLMLSYPGSSAALALVNLAGKLPATIQR
- a CDS encoding CheR family methyltransferase, whose amino-acid sequence is MAHPMPDASSETPPREFSFDDRDFQRVRELIHQRAGISLHDQKQAMVYSRLSRRLRDTGHRSFGSYLQWLESGHGEGSDGEWQQFVNCLTTNLTSFFREEHHFPVLHETLRGLGGSQPVRIWCSAASTGEEPYSLAMCAIEALGANTTARIMASDIDTQVLATAQRGVYSADARGLSPERLKRHFMRGTGANAGQIRVRPELQRLIEFRPFNLMSAHWSLGEPFDIVFCRNVMIYFDAPTQRRVLERMHSVMRPRGHLFVGHSENFTDSRDLFLLRGKTVYQRV
- the cheD gene encoding chemoreceptor glutamine deamidase CheD, yielding MSISTAPKTSPPRSSRIDKLRAQPRKPGEASFFFYDAFFKADAVKVLPGEYFVDNEDTLILTTLGSCIAACLWDRVARVGGMNHFMLPDVGSGAIDGGRYGSYAMELLINELQKRGANRSTLEAKVFGGGAVIGGMSSLNVGERNTQFVLDYLRTERIPVVSKDVLEIYPRKVCFFPASGKAMVKRLAPTNTDAVAALDRDAAQKARSSSSVGGSVDLF
- a CDS encoding group II truncated hemoglobin encodes the protein MPMSDTDPGDTTPTTETAAATAFDLVGGEAGVRALVDRFYDLMDLEPAYRELRAAHGDTLEQARDKLNWFLCGWLGGPQHYVARFGHPRLRARHLPFAIGIRERDQWLACMHQAMQELAIHPQLIERLNESFFNTADWMRNK